In candidate division WOR-3 bacterium, the following proteins share a genomic window:
- a CDS encoding NCS2 family permease, with protein sequence MLERLFKLKENNTSVSQEMIGGLTTFMTMAYIVFVQPAVLSAAGMDFGAVMVATCVSSAVAIFFMAFLANYPIALAPAMGHNFFIVYTVCLTMGIPWQTALGANFISGTIFIILSFFGFRESLVNSIPNCLKQAIAVGIGLFIALIGFQWAGIVTYTPGTIIGLGDLHSPPVLLAVLGLFVITILYTLKVKGAIIIGIITTAVVGVPLGIVRYYGVLSTPPAISPTFLKLNVAAAFTLSLLPTIFILFFLDLFDTVGTLIGVSEQAGFVKEGKLPRARQALLSDAIGTVIGTIMGTSTVTSYIESSTGVASGARTGLANVTTGVLFLIALLFYPLVKMIGGGYMTDGSVLYPVTAPALIIVGTLMMSGVTKIDWKDFTEAIPAFLTIVIMPYAYSITEGIAVGFIFYTVLKLVTGNIKDVHPVLIVFTVLFILRYIFLM encoded by the coding sequence ATGCTGGAAAGGCTATTCAAACTAAAAGAGAATAACACGTCGGTAAGTCAGGAGATGATCGGCGGTTTGACGACGTTCATGACCATGGCTTACATTGTATTTGTACAGCCAGCGGTATTGTCGGCAGCCGGCATGGATTTCGGGGCGGTCATGGTCGCGACGTGTGTTTCGAGCGCCGTAGCAATATTCTTTATGGCCTTCCTTGCGAACTACCCTATCGCGCTTGCCCCGGCCATGGGACATAATTTCTTCATTGTATATACGGTTTGTCTAACGATGGGCATACCATGGCAGACCGCACTCGGTGCGAATTTTATCTCAGGAACCATATTCATAATCCTATCCTTTTTTGGCTTCCGTGAATCGCTCGTGAATTCGATACCAAATTGTCTGAAGCAGGCCATCGCGGTTGGCATAGGTCTCTTCATCGCCCTGATAGGATTTCAATGGGCGGGAATAGTAACCTACACTCCGGGGACGATCATCGGCCTCGGTGATTTACATAGCCCTCCTGTCTTGTTGGCAGTTCTCGGACTGTTCGTAATAACAATCCTCTACACACTCAAAGTGAAAGGCGCAATAATAATCGGTATCATCACTACCGCCGTTGTCGGGGTACCACTCGGTATTGTGAGATACTACGGTGTCCTCAGTACCCCGCCGGCAATTTCACCAACGTTTCTCAAATTGAATGTTGCCGCTGCATTCACACTGTCTTTACTTCCGACGATCTTCATCCTTTTCTTCCTCGATCTGTTCGATACGGTAGGAACGTTGATTGGAGTAAGTGAACAGGCCGGTTTCGTTAAAGAAGGTAAATTGCCGAGGGCAAGACAAGCTCTACTATCGGATGCCATCGGTACGGTTATCGGTACGATCATGGGCACTTCTACTGTCACCAGCTATATCGAGAGCTCAACTGGCGTAGCAAGCGGTGCCCGTACAGGTCTCGCTAATGTCACCACCGGAGTCCTTTTTCTTATTGCTTTACTGTTCTATCCGCTCGTGAAGATGATCGGTGGAGGTTACATGACGGATGGCAGCGTGCTCTACCCGGTTACAGCTCCCGCCTTAATCATCGTCGGTACCCTCATGATGTCCGGTGTCACAAAAATAGACTGGAAAGACTTCACGGAGGCGATCCCGGCGTTCCTGACGATCGTCATCATGCCTTATGCCTATTCCATAACCGAGGGCATTGCCGTTGGCTTCATCTTTTATACGGTCTTGAAACTGGTTACGGGTAATATCAAAGATGTGCATCCTGTCCTGATCGTATTTACAGTACTGTTCATCTTGAGATACATCTTTTTGATGTGA
- the rimO gene encoding 30S ribosomal protein S12 methylthiotransferase RimO produces MKIHCVSLGCPKNLVDSENIIGILGASGASVTAFPDECDVMILNTCAFIRPAMEETEQEIENALRNMNNGRRLFVIGCAVNRYGSRLRRKFPEVSGWYEIKEIPKLIKTLAPEATDMHARLPTTAGYAYVKISEGCSNNCTYCTIPSIKGPYRSFGMEELLSEGRELVRLGVKELILIGQDTTRYGTDTYGRPMLKSLLQRLSQIDGIEWIRIMYAHPKTIDDDIMKEIEQNDKICKYVDLPIQHVCPRILKTMKRGTTRERIESVIKTLRGIRGISVRTTIIVGFPGETDTEFAELMEFISKGYFDWLGVFPYHREAGTEAATLEQVPAESIRERYGKALAVQQRQIEKRNHKRLGHRCKVLLHTREGHSYVGHAEFCAPDVDSQIFIERQNLILGRFYDIGITGTVGSDLKGELAETHL; encoded by the coding sequence ATGAAGATACATTGCGTCTCGCTCGGCTGTCCCAAGAACCTTGTTGATTCAGAGAACATCATCGGTATTTTGGGTGCCTCGGGCGCTTCAGTTACGGCGTTTCCAGATGAATGTGACGTCATGATACTTAACACGTGTGCATTCATAAGACCGGCCATGGAGGAAACCGAACAGGAAATAGAAAATGCGCTCCGCAACATGAATAACGGAAGAAGACTCTTCGTAATTGGCTGCGCGGTCAACCGATATGGTAGCCGGCTAAGACGCAAGTTCCCTGAAGTATCTGGCTGGTACGAAATCAAGGAGATACCCAAGCTCATCAAAACACTCGCTCCTGAAGCGACCGACATGCACGCCCGGTTGCCGACCACAGCCGGGTATGCCTACGTGAAGATATCTGAAGGCTGTTCCAATAATTGCACTTACTGTACGATCCCTTCGATCAAGGGACCGTACCGGAGTTTTGGCATGGAAGAACTCCTTTCTGAAGGCCGTGAGCTTGTCAGGTTAGGAGTAAAGGAACTGATACTTATCGGGCAGGACACGACAAGATACGGCACTGACACATATGGACGACCCATGCTGAAATCTCTGCTCCAGCGGCTCTCTCAGATCGATGGGATCGAATGGATCAGAATAATGTACGCACACCCTAAAACGATAGATGATGACATCATGAAGGAAATCGAGCAGAATGATAAAATCTGCAAGTATGTCGATCTTCCCATCCAGCATGTGTGTCCCCGCATATTGAAAACAATGAAGCGTGGTACGACACGTGAACGCATAGAAAGCGTGATTAAGACCCTGAGGGGGATCCGCGGCATTTCTGTCAGAACAACGATCATTGTTGGCTTCCCCGGTGAAACCGATACCGAATTTGCCGAACTGATGGAATTCATCAGCAAAGGTTATTTCGACTGGCTGGGTGTATTCCCCTATCATCGCGAAGCAGGAACAGAAGCAGCCACGCTGGAGCAAGTACCGGCAGAAAGTATACGAGAACGTTATGGAAAGGCACTCGCCGTGCAGCAACGCCAAATTGAAAAAAGAAATCACAAAAGGCTCGGGCATCGGTGCAAGGTCTTACTACATACGCGTGAGGGCCACTCTTACGTTGGTCATGCAGAATTCTGCGCACCAGATGTTGACAGCCAGATATTCATCGAACGGCAGAACTTGATATTGGGTAGGTTCTATGACATCGGGATTACGGGTACTGTGGGCAGCGACCTGAAGGGTGAGTTAGCCGAGACACATTTATAG
- a CDS encoding PaaI family thioesterase, producing MSIDLLMDDSCFACGKKNENGLQLKIIEKDGGVWAAIDPPLWSQGYSGIVHGGVVATILDEMAVWAAFKKGYRTVTAELNMRIKEAMRVDQEYTARSRVHLVKHRLVEADSEIMDRNDIQVAFAHVKLLVVKQ from the coding sequence ATGAGTATTGATCTTCTCATGGATGATTCGTGCTTTGCTTGCGGCAAGAAAAATGAGAATGGTTTGCAGCTCAAGATCATTGAAAAAGACGGTGGCGTCTGGGCAGCGATAGATCCACCACTGTGGTCACAGGGTTACAGTGGAATCGTGCACGGCGGTGTTGTTGCAACGATACTCGATGAGATGGCGGTATGGGCTGCGTTCAAAAAAGGATACAGAACAGTAACCGCAGAGCTCAATATGAGAATCAAAGAAGCAATGCGAGTCGATCAGGAGTATACAGCGAGGTCACGAGTCCATCTGGTGAAGCACCGGCTCGTGGAGGCAGACAGTGAGATCATGGACAGAAACGATATACAGGTCGCGTTTGCGCACGTGAAATTGCTCGTGGTAAAGCAATAG
- the dtd gene encoding D-aminoacyl-tRNA deacylase, which produces MIAVIQRVREAEVCVDKKIVSNIGAGILVLLGVKRGDDEGKAKRLAERCMNLRIFEDKHGKFNDSLRDVGGEALVVSQFTLLADTSRGRRPSFTEAEEPELAKELYQSFVNMLAVSGITTKSGSFGERMSVALVNEGPVTIILEE; this is translated from the coding sequence ATGATTGCGGTCATTCAGAGAGTCAGGGAAGCCGAGGTGTGCGTCGATAAGAAGATAGTATCGAACATCGGTGCGGGAATACTGGTTCTGCTCGGTGTAAAAAGGGGAGATGATGAAGGCAAGGCGAAGCGGCTCGCTGAACGGTGCATGAACTTACGGATTTTCGAGGATAAACATGGGAAATTCAACGACTCTCTAAGAGATGTAGGTGGTGAAGCACTCGTGGTCTCCCAATTCACTCTTCTTGCCGATACATCGCGCGGAAGGCGGCCATCTTTCACTGAAGCCGAGGAACCTGAGCTGGCCAAAGAGCTCTATCAAAGTTTTGTCAATATGCTTGCCGTTTCCGGCATTACTACTAAATCCGGCTCATTCGGTGAGAGAATGTCCGTTGCGCTCGTGAATGAGGGACCCGTGACAATAATCTTGGAGGAATAG
- the lolA gene encoding outer membrane lipoprotein chaperone LolA: protein MRRFILLPALIVTQLLALEANEIIGKTVEKYRNMNTFYTEFEQGYCDEDAGTCQRYEGRTYYMRPNFFRMEIEEPKQIYVGDSVSLWIYMPDEKRAIRQELNQMPFQISPDALFENYEEDFVSSLAGEDGDNYEIVLEPKDETDIYRRLRVKIKKETFEIIGITVTDESGIESKFEFTKVEINKKIDRKIFQFDPPEGVQVDEY from the coding sequence ATGAGACGATTCATTTTACTGCCGGCTTTGATCGTTACACAATTACTAGCGCTCGAAGCAAATGAAATTATTGGAAAGACAGTTGAGAAGTACCGCAACATGAACACCTTTTACACTGAATTCGAACAAGGGTATTGTGATGAAGACGCCGGCACATGCCAGCGTTATGAAGGCAGAACCTATTATATGAGACCGAATTTTTTCAGAATGGAGATCGAAGAGCCAAAACAGATATATGTGGGTGACAGCGTTTCCCTCTGGATCTACATGCCCGACGAGAAGAGAGCGATACGCCAGGAACTCAATCAAATGCCCTTTCAAATCAGCCCGGATGCATTGTTTGAGAACTACGAAGAAGATTTCGTCTCGTCCCTCGCAGGTGAAGACGGAGACAACTACGAGATCGTCCTCGAACCAAAGGATGAAACTGATATTTACCGCAGACTGAGGGTGAAGATAAAGAAAGAGACTTTTGAGATAATCGGAATTACTGTCACGGATGAATCGGGTATTGAGAGCAAATTCGAATTCACAAAGGTCGAGATCAACAAGAAGATCGACCGGAAAATATTTCAATTCGACCCGCCCGAGGGAGTACAGGTTGATGAGTATTGA
- a CDS encoding YicC family protein, with product MAYSMTGIGRASGDLKDPPLKFDVEIRSYNHRFLDLSIKLPNCLFPCETDIRRDVQSQLTRGHIVVVIQQDREIVPTKIEVDKNLLEAYLKLAEELRTNYQIGGDIDINTLMSIPGLIKFSQLQIESQGIYKSFKPILEQAIKDLMQMKKKEGKNIVREISKSVKLIEECVHEIERIIPERNKYYKDHLLSLVQGSVKELNEERLYQELLYTAERTDVTEECKRLFSHLMLFKDSLKTEDHPGRKLNFLLQEMQREANTLSVKANYLQISKTAVQVKEEVEKIREQVQNLE from the coding sequence GTGGCATATAGCATGACCGGCATTGGACGGGCGAGCGGTGATCTGAAAGATCCCCCGTTGAAATTTGATGTAGAAATAAGGTCATACAATCATCGGTTTCTCGATCTATCGATCAAGCTTCCTAATTGCCTGTTTCCTTGTGAAACTGACATCCGCCGCGATGTGCAATCTCAGCTAACGCGTGGACATATCGTGGTGGTGATCCAGCAAGACAGAGAGATCGTGCCAACAAAGATTGAAGTCGACAAAAATCTTCTCGAGGCATACTTGAAATTAGCCGAGGAGTTACGCACTAATTATCAGATAGGCGGAGATATCGATATTAACACACTGATGTCCATTCCAGGATTGATAAAGTTCAGCCAGCTTCAGATAGAATCCCAAGGCATCTACAAGAGTTTTAAACCGATCCTGGAGCAAGCCATCAAAGATCTGATGCAGATGAAGAAGAAAGAAGGGAAGAATATCGTCCGTGAGATAAGTAAATCGGTCAAATTGATCGAAGAATGCGTGCATGAAATCGAACGTATCATACCCGAACGTAACAAGTACTACAAAGACCATTTGCTCTCACTCGTTCAGGGGTCGGTAAAAGAACTCAATGAAGAACGTCTTTATCAGGAATTACTTTACACGGCAGAGCGTACCGACGTCACCGAGGAATGCAAAAGACTGTTCAGCCATTTGATGCTATTCAAGGATTCGTTGAAGACAGAGGATCATCCTGGGCGTAAACTCAATTTCTTGCTACAGGAAATGCAGCGTGAGGCGAATACCCTGAGTGTCAAAGCGAATTACCTGCAGATCAGTAAAACCGCGGTCCAGGTTAAGGAAGAAGTTGAAAAGATCAGAGAACAGGTGCAAAACCTTGAATAG
- a CDS encoding tetratricopeptide repeat protein, producing the protein MAAVHLYRILALTLFLYNSDGAYEMFSIANQLELEGRVEEAIQYYEKAHELEPTSVEINISLASALYQIQRFDEGISYLDRALEMDPENLRLHQLIALGYVGERKLDKAIEYYIHALEFAPGNQELYLAVSALFEANRKLSEAMSALERMPDEIKTAEIFLRLANLAGRMNDHLLAVDYYRKAYLLDTTDFNTTIGIGTGFDMLGITDSAIFYYENVNADTFISNVAQRLIDLYTEVDRYDRVITSANEILTLEPSNTHVRRSLGFAYYKVEMFIRALNEFSIVLRYDPSDTYSAFYLARIYMEQGEYDRSRKEIESALKVNPDFIELWVYLGFVAIEKEDYDLAEYAFTEAAYRGGDLAQIYYLLGAVMETQEKATEAYYYYSKAVEKNPENIAALQSLASITSSFGRETETFNTFQRILEIDTLNAVALNYVGYTYAERSDSLEYALRLIDRALEIDVNNGYYMDSRGWVFYKMGRFEEALRELERASEIVEDAVILEHLGDVNLELKRRSAALDAYRRALEIEPESKALQSKIDSVK; encoded by the coding sequence ATGGCTGCTGTCCATTTATACAGAATTCTAGCGCTCACGCTATTTTTGTATAATAGCGACGGTGCATACGAAATGTTCAGCATCGCAAATCAATTGGAGCTCGAAGGCCGTGTTGAGGAAGCAATACAATATTATGAGAAGGCACATGAACTTGAACCCACGTCAGTCGAGATCAACATTTCACTCGCCAGTGCCCTTTACCAGATACAGCGTTTTGATGAAGGTATTTCGTACCTGGATAGAGCATTGGAGATGGACCCAGAAAACTTACGTCTGCACCAGCTGATAGCCCTGGGATATGTCGGTGAACGGAAACTGGACAAGGCTATCGAATACTACATTCATGCCCTGGAATTCGCGCCGGGCAATCAAGAGTTGTATCTGGCGGTTTCCGCATTGTTCGAAGCTAACAGAAAACTCTCGGAAGCCATGTCAGCCCTTGAGCGGATGCCTGATGAAATAAAGACGGCCGAGATATTTCTCAGACTCGCCAATCTCGCTGGCCGCATGAATGATCATCTTCTGGCAGTGGACTATTACCGGAAGGCTTATCTGCTCGATACGACGGATTTCAATACGACCATTGGTATTGGAACGGGGTTCGATATGCTCGGCATCACTGATTCGGCGATATTTTATTATGAGAACGTAAATGCCGATACTTTCATTTCAAATGTGGCGCAGCGGCTCATCGATCTGTACACTGAAGTGGATAGATATGATAGAGTAATAACAAGCGCCAATGAGATACTGACCCTTGAACCAAGCAATACTCACGTAAGGCGGAGCCTGGGTTTCGCATATTACAAGGTGGAGATGTTCATCAGGGCACTCAATGAATTCTCTATTGTTCTCAGATATGACCCTTCGGATACCTATTCGGCATTCTATCTGGCACGTATATATATGGAACAAGGAGAATATGACAGATCCCGTAAGGAGATCGAATCCGCGTTAAAGGTCAATCCTGATTTCATTGAACTCTGGGTTTATCTGGGGTTCGTCGCCATTGAAAAGGAGGATTACGATCTTGCCGAATATGCCTTCACCGAGGCAGCATATCGCGGTGGCGATCTTGCACAAATCTACTATTTACTCGGAGCTGTCATGGAAACCCAAGAGAAAGCTACGGAAGCTTACTATTATTACAGTAAGGCGGTGGAGAAAAATCCGGAAAACATTGCCGCCCTGCAATCCTTGGCGAGTATCACATCATCGTTCGGCAGGGAAACAGAAACATTCAATACTTTCCAGAGGATACTCGAAATAGACACCCTGAATGCCGTAGCGCTGAATTATGTAGGATACACCTATGCCGAACGCAGTGACAGCCTCGAATACGCGCTTCGACTAATAGACAGGGCGCTGGAAATAGACGTCAATAACGGTTATTACATGGACTCACGGGGCTGGGTGTTCTACAAAATGGGAAGGTTCGAAGAAGCACTGCGCGAGCTGGAACGCGCCAGTGAAATAGTAGAAGATGCTGTGATCTTAGAACACCTGGGAGACGTAAACCTGGAACTGAAGCGCCGCAGCGCGGCGCTCGATGCCTACAGACGAGCGTTAGAAATAGAACCGGAGAGCAAAGCGTTGCAGAGCAAGATCGATTCGGTGAAATAA